The following is a genomic window from Streptobacillus felis.
CCTGAGCCAGGATCAAACTCTTCATTCAATATATTTTCTATATTTTTAAATTCTTCACCTTTTTGTCAGTTTGTTTCTCAAAGTTATTGTTCTTACCTTAAATTGACTTCTTGTCTTTCTTGTTTGCTTTATTTATTCCTTTTCTTTCCATTGTCCTCGTCCGTTATGGACATTAATAATCTTACCATAAGACCCCCCTCTATGTCAAGAACTTTTTTCTTTTTTTATACATTTTTTATGTACTACTATATATAGTTTTTATTCTTGGATTTCTCCCCAATATTTTGTATATTAAAAACTATAATTTAAACATATTTCCCCCAATTACGTATAAATATATGATATATATTGTAATAAAATAGCAAAAATGATATAATCTATATATATTTAATATAAGTAGGTGATTTTGTGATTTCAATTATTCTTGCTGCAGGTAAAGGTACAAGAATGAAGTCAAACATCTCTAAGTTAATGCATAAAGTAAACGGACAACCTATGATAGTTAAGCTTGTTAAAACTCTTGATGATGCAGGTATTAATAAAAACATCTTAATATTAGGTTATCTAAAAGAGCAAATACTTGAAGTATTAGATCTTGAACATGTAGTTCAAGAACAACAACTAGGTACTGCTCATGCCGTTATGATAGCAAAGGATAAAATATTAGAAAATAACGATGATATTTTAATATGTAATGGAGATGGACCTTTATTAACTGTAGAAACAATTAATAGAATGAAAGAAAAATTTAAAAATGATTCTTTAGATGCTCTAATTCTTTCTTGTGAAGTTAACAATCCTCATGGTTATGGTAGAATAATCAAAGAAAATGGAAGAGTTACTGACATAATAGAAGAAATAGATACAACTATAGAGCAAAAAAACATTAAAGAAATAAATGCAGGTGTTTACTTATTTAAGAGAACTTCTCTTTTATCAATATTAGATAAATTTAATAACGATAACAAAAAAGGAGAATACTATTTAACTGATGCAGTTAAGCTATTAAATGCTGAAGGGTTAAAGGTTGATAGTTTAGTTCTTGAAGATGAGAGAGAAATGTTAGGAGTTAATTCTAAATCACAACTTGCAATGGTTTCTAAAATATTAAGAGATAGAAAAAACGAAAAACTTATGGATGATGGGGTAATACTTATAGATCCTAATACTACATATATAGAAGAAGATGTGGAAATAGGACAAGACAGTGTTATATACCCTAACGTATACATAGAAAAAGGTACAAAAATAGGAAGTAACTGTACTATTTATTCTGGGTCAAGAATAGAAAGCTCAACTATAGGTAATAATGTAAGTATAGATAATAGCGTTGTAGAACAATCTATAATAGAGGATAATGTAAGTGTAGGACCATTTGCACATATTAGACCTAATTCATTATTAAAAGAAAAATCTAAAGTAGGAAATTTTGTTGAAATTAAAAAATCTATATTACACCCTGGTGTTAAATGTGGACATCTAACATATATAGGTGATAGTGAAGTCGGTGAAAATACTAATATAGGAGCCGGAACTATAACTTGTAACTATGATGGTGTTAAAAAACATAAAACTAATATTGGGAAGGATTGCTTCATAGGAAGTAATAGTATATTAGTATCACCTGTTAATATAGGGAACAACGTACTAACTGCAGCTGGTTCAGTAATAACTAATGATATTCCTGAAGATAGTATAGCATTTGGTAGAGCAAGACAAGTCAATAAAATTGGAATAAATAAAAAATAAGAGAAAGTGTGGGATTTCGAAATGTACAACAATCATGAGATTAAAGTTTATGCTGGAACTTCAAGTACAAAATT
Proteins encoded in this region:
- the glmU gene encoding bifunctional UDP-N-acetylglucosamine diphosphorylase/glucosamine-1-phosphate N-acetyltransferase GlmU encodes the protein MISIILAAGKGTRMKSNISKLMHKVNGQPMIVKLVKTLDDAGINKNILILGYLKEQILEVLDLEHVVQEQQLGTAHAVMIAKDKILENNDDILICNGDGPLLTVETINRMKEKFKNDSLDALILSCEVNNPHGYGRIIKENGRVTDIIEEIDTTIEQKNIKEINAGVYLFKRTSLLSILDKFNNDNKKGEYYLTDAVKLLNAEGLKVDSLVLEDEREMLGVNSKSQLAMVSKILRDRKNEKLMDDGVILIDPNTTYIEEDVEIGQDSVIYPNVYIEKGTKIGSNCTIYSGSRIESSTIGNNVSIDNSVVEQSIIEDNVSVGPFAHIRPNSLLKEKSKVGNFVEIKKSILHPGVKCGHLTYIGDSEVGENTNIGAGTITCNYDGVKKHKTNIGKDCFIGSNSILVSPVNIGNNVLTAAGSVITNDIPEDSIAFGRARQVNKIGINKK